One genomic window of Desmospora activa DSM 45169 includes the following:
- a CDS encoding ABC transporter substrate-binding protein: MSLLNRVQMICSLMAVLVLVGTVMAGCATGQGDSANTITLWHGMTDTGKETFEQLAAQFEEKHPDFKVNVVYIAQQGEGRNEKLLAAIAGGNPPDVAFFDRFEVGSWANQGSLTDLTAMVEESDLDLEGYYPFAVEEASYKGKLYALPMGTDARMLFYNKDHFREAGIDSPPKTIAELEAAAEKLTIKKGKRFERIGFIPWLGQGWTYTWGWSFGGDFYDKDKEKVTIESEVVQSLEWMRDYAKKYNIEDVTAFTDSTGSAASDPFLTGQISMIVDVNAKISVINKYKPDLNYDVAPIPTPTGNDFTTWSGGWSLIMPKGAKNQEAAWEFMKFVAGEEGQKNYSKNTYNLSAIDSINQELYEEDPIMKQFVDLLPSSNHRPVISEGTLLWNELNKARDLAVRGKGDPRQLMQKVSNKVNKELEQ; encoded by the coding sequence GTGAGTCTGTTGAACCGTGTTCAAATGATCTGTTCCCTGATGGCGGTGCTGGTGTTGGTGGGGACTGTGATGGCGGGGTGTGCAACGGGACAGGGGGATTCGGCCAATACGATCACATTGTGGCATGGGATGACGGATACGGGTAAAGAAACATTTGAACAATTGGCGGCTCAATTTGAGGAGAAACATCCGGATTTCAAGGTGAATGTGGTATATATTGCACAACAGGGAGAAGGGCGAAACGAGAAGTTGCTGGCGGCGATTGCTGGCGGAAACCCACCTGATGTGGCCTTTTTTGATCGATTTGAAGTGGGTTCGTGGGCCAACCAGGGGTCGTTAACTGATTTGACGGCGATGGTGGAAGAGTCCGACCTCGATCTGGAAGGTTACTATCCCTTTGCTGTGGAAGAGGCGTCATACAAAGGAAAACTGTACGCCTTGCCGATGGGGACCGATGCCCGTATGCTTTTTTACAACAAGGATCACTTTCGAGAAGCGGGGATTGACAGTCCACCAAAAACGATCGCAGAACTGGAAGCAGCAGCGGAAAAACTGACGATTAAAAAAGGGAAACGGTTTGAACGTATCGGCTTTATCCCTTGGTTGGGACAAGGTTGGACCTATACGTGGGGGTGGAGCTTTGGCGGCGATTTTTATGATAAAGATAAAGAGAAAGTGACCATTGAGTCGGAAGTGGTGCAATCGCTGGAGTGGATGCGAGATTACGCCAAAAAATATAATATCGAAGATGTAACCGCTTTCACCGATTCAACCGGTTCGGCAGCATCGGATCCTTTCCTCACAGGACAGATCAGCATGATTGTGGATGTGAATGCCAAGATATCCGTCATCAACAAATATAAACCAGATCTCAATTACGATGTTGCTCCGATTCCAACACCTACCGGCAACGACTTTACCACCTGGTCCGGTGGTTGGAGTCTGATTATGCCGAAGGGAGCGAAAAATCAAGAGGCGGCATGGGAGTTTATGAAATTTGTCGCGGGAGAAGAAGGGCAAAAAAACTACAGCAAAAACACCTACAACCTATCGGCGATTGACTCGATCAATCAGGAGTTGTATGAGGAAGATCCCATCATGAAACAATTTGTTGATCTTCTGCCCTCCTCCAACCATCGCCCGGTAATTTCGGAAGGAACACTGTTGTGGAATGAGTTGAACAAAGCGCGCGATTTAGCGGTGAGAGGAAAAGGAGATCCCCGACAATTAATGCAAAAGGTATCCAATAAGGTAAATAAGGAGTTGGAGCAGTAG
- a CDS encoding GNAT family N-acetyltransferase has translation MEKWRSVSFAEDPGLYNRLEEVNDHSFPQYLIQGDQTNTLYWTKEELFTVFASYQFVLFQGEQIAATGNAVPIFWDGTKEGLPDGYDGALRRAFEEDRKPNTLCAISVVVAPSFRGKGVSSIVLQYMRENAIRHGHDRLIVPVRPNKKHLYPLIPMEDYIKWVQPDGSPFDPWIRAHWRLGARILQVASASMVAKASVKQWEEWTGLKFLQSGSYILPGALQPVQARVEEDIILYKDPNVWMRHSI, from the coding sequence TTGGAAAAATGGAGGTCTGTCTCTTTTGCAGAAGATCCCGGGCTCTATAATCGACTAGAAGAGGTTAATGATCATTCGTTTCCACAATACTTGATCCAAGGTGATCAGACGAATACGTTATATTGGACGAAAGAGGAATTATTTACTGTATTTGCCTCTTATCAATTTGTCCTCTTTCAAGGTGAACAAATAGCGGCAACAGGAAATGCCGTTCCAATATTTTGGGATGGTACCAAGGAAGGGTTACCGGATGGGTATGACGGTGCATTAAGGCGGGCTTTTGAAGAGGATAGAAAGCCAAACACCTTATGCGCCATCTCTGTGGTGGTTGCCCCTTCATTTCGGGGGAAGGGAGTTAGTTCAATAGTTTTGCAGTATATGCGTGAAAATGCAATCAGACATGGACATGATCGGCTCATCGTTCCGGTTCGTCCCAATAAGAAACATTTATATCCCCTGATCCCGATGGAAGATTACATCAAGTGGGTCCAACCGGATGGTTCCCCATTCGATCCTTGGATTCGAGCTCATTGGCGGTTGGGAGCTCGGATCTTACAAGTTGCTTCCGCCTCGATGGTTGCAAAAGCGTCAGTAAAACAATGGGAAGAATGGACCGGTCTTAAATTTCTCCAGTCAGGCAGCTATATATTGCCGGGGGCCCTGCAACCGGTTCAAGCGCGAGTGGAAGAGGATATCATCTTATACAAAGACCCAAATGTATGGATGCGCCATTCCATTTGA
- a CDS encoding cytosine permease, translating into MKDTFQSNYALANDYSREPVPLSERKGWLPLALVWIAMGVDLSAVVLGAALISGLTLQNTIIVVSVGSFILALIGLVCSYVGSKTGLSTAMINRFTFGEKGSYLVIMVISVAYFGWFGVTAGFFGESAQYTIYSVTGLDISPKILALIGGLLMTTTAAIGYKAVEKLSMLAVPLMLGMLLSMFLKLFADRENTSALLNTPPEGELIGFGTAISLVVGAFIVACSHSPDVARWAKSPKHAMLSGFFGFLIGNSLMMFVAAFLSKLTGTEDVIQIMLSIGWGALAVTILILSQWTTNDNHMYTLGLNLSVLFKWVPKPMLTIIAGLLGTAFAVMGVYENFIDFLLLLSPFAAPIAGIYLTEYFFLNTNRFNMAFLANQNIKPFYWHALLVWGIATTIAFATTPTIDGGWGLLTLSTIPSVDGLLSAAGLHYIVGKWIVPRFESTLASETA; encoded by the coding sequence ATGAAAGATACATTCCAATCAAACTATGCATTGGCAAATGATTATTCAAGAGAACCTGTTCCGTTGTCAGAGAGAAAGGGTTGGCTTCCACTGGCACTTGTTTGGATTGCGATGGGAGTAGATCTTTCCGCAGTGGTGTTAGGCGCGGCCCTTATTTCCGGATTAACGCTGCAAAACACGATCATTGTCGTTTCTGTCGGGTCTTTTATCCTCGCTTTAATCGGATTAGTCTGTTCCTACGTGGGATCAAAAACGGGATTATCTACCGCGATGATCAACCGATTTACGTTTGGTGAGAAAGGCTCTTATCTCGTCATTATGGTAATTAGTGTCGCATACTTTGGTTGGTTTGGTGTGACGGCTGGTTTCTTTGGCGAATCGGCCCAATATACAATTTATAGTGTGACGGGTCTCGATATCAGTCCGAAGATTCTGGCCCTGATTGGCGGTCTACTGATGACGACAACAGCTGCAATCGGATATAAAGCGGTTGAAAAATTGAGTATGTTAGCTGTTCCACTCATGTTAGGAATGTTGTTATCGATGTTTCTTAAATTATTTGCCGATAGGGAAAATACAAGCGCTTTACTCAATACTCCTCCAGAAGGAGAACTTATCGGTTTTGGGACAGCAATCTCTCTTGTGGTAGGGGCTTTTATCGTTGCCTGTTCCCACTCACCTGATGTGGCCCGTTGGGCGAAGAGTCCAAAACATGCCATGCTCTCCGGCTTTTTTGGTTTTTTGATTGGAAATAGCCTAATGATGTTTGTAGCGGCGTTTCTCTCAAAGCTCACAGGAACTGAAGATGTGATTCAGATCATGTTGTCAATCGGTTGGGGAGCATTAGCAGTTACCATTCTAATTTTGTCTCAGTGGACTACCAATGATAACCATATGTATACATTAGGTTTAAATCTTTCTGTCTTATTCAAGTGGGTACCAAAACCGATGCTGACCATTATTGCAGGCTTGTTGGGAACCGCATTTGCTGTGATGGGTGTGTACGAAAACTTCATTGACTTTTTACTCCTACTTAGCCCATTTGCGGCACCGATTGCGGGTATATACTTAACCGAGTACTTCTTTCTAAACACCAATCGATTCAATATGGCGTTCTTGGCTAATCAGAACATCAAACCTTTCTATTGGCATGCCCTGCTCGTATGGGGGATCGCTACCACTATCGCTTTTGCGACTACACCAACCATTGACGGAGGATGGGGGCTGTTAACGCTTAGTACAATCCCGAGTGTCGATGGTTTGCTGTCCGCCGCCGGTCTCCATTATATCGTGGGTAAATGGATTGTTCCTCGTTTTGAATCAACACTAGCGAGCGAGACAGCTTAA
- a CDS encoding alpha-mannosidase, protein MFFTERKLRARIDELSPYRYRDGIPISSFKSRMDVDGKVGAFPPEDGEWSTLQRGERWQGRDLYLWIQADVSVPVEWKEKTVVGLFDFGKTGGGHNSGFESLLFLNGNPFQGVDSNHQEVFIPSEASGSTLSLAFRLWSGLEGGGVQREQEHQIKRAELAWLDERVDRFYYDALVALETVEVLPQHAAERAQLLSALDRTFAWIDWSQPRSESFYRSIYAAGEGLEQELQTLEKQHGVTIRCIGHTHIDVAWLWRLKHTREKAARSFSTVLRLMERYPEYFFLQTQPQLYDYLKKDYPTIYEQIKERVKEGKWEVEGGMWLEADCNIPSGESLVRQLLLGTRFIREEFGKECRYLWLPDVFGYSWALPQILKKSGIDTFMTTKISWNQFNRMPHDTFWWKGMDGTEILTHFITTTERTDGSSWFYTYNGVITPASITASWEAYRDKEINQELLLSYGYGDGGGGVNREMLEKRRRVDRMPGLPQVTTGTAGEFFARLHDRINATDRYVHTWDGELYLEYHRGTYTSQAYNKKMNRRMELLYREAEWLNAIAGLSHLGRIRQGQDSLTEGWKIILRNQFHDIIPGSSIPEVYQDSREEYSEAEAIGHGVWNEAASSLLEKGADHYTVFHSAPWTGAGYVWVEGEEDTVNFTDSDGSLLTAQRSDGGWLVEVTDLPSMGFKSMQKQATAENTVQISPFTVKENSVLTPLYELEWDERGQWIRLYDREQRREVLAEGERGNVLQIFEDKPLHYDAWDIDLFYQQKMKEVVELQSIETVETGPLRVVIRFRWKYEDSSISQDVILYANSRRIDCQTDVDWQQRRQLLKVAFPVGIRATEATYDVQFGNVKRPTHWNTSWDYARFETVGHQWADLSERGYGVSLLNDCKYGYDIKGHVMRLTLLKSATFPDPEADRGVHSFTYALYPHAGDWFEGGTVQAAWALNSPPTVRKGRVEGGERSLFRISSPQLMVDAVKTAEDSNQLILRVHEYGGSHDEVTITSDYRLVSWQECDLMERPIGERQQGTAIDFSVKPYEIKTFLIELKRD, encoded by the coding sequence ATGTTTTTCACAGAGAGAAAATTGCGAGCCCGCATTGATGAATTGTCCCCTTATCGTTACCGCGATGGAATTCCCATTTCCTCCTTTAAAAGTCGGATGGATGTAGATGGAAAAGTGGGGGCTTTTCCGCCGGAAGATGGAGAGTGGTCCACTCTTCAACGGGGTGAGCGATGGCAGGGCAGGGATCTCTATCTGTGGATACAGGCGGATGTCTCTGTACCGGTGGAATGGAAAGAGAAGACCGTGGTGGGCTTATTTGACTTTGGTAAAACTGGAGGAGGACATAATTCGGGGTTTGAATCGCTGCTCTTTCTCAACGGTAACCCTTTTCAGGGGGTGGATTCCAACCATCAGGAGGTGTTTATACCTTCCGAAGCCTCCGGTTCCACTTTATCGTTGGCGTTTCGGCTGTGGTCGGGCCTGGAAGGAGGAGGGGTACAGCGGGAGCAGGAGCATCAGATAAAGCGGGCTGAGCTGGCTTGGTTGGACGAGCGGGTGGACCGCTTTTATTACGATGCTCTCGTCGCGCTGGAAACGGTGGAAGTATTGCCGCAACATGCCGCTGAACGGGCGCAACTGTTGTCCGCCTTGGATCGGACATTTGCATGGATCGATTGGTCCCAACCAAGGAGCGAATCCTTTTATCGATCCATATATGCAGCAGGTGAGGGGTTGGAACAGGAGCTACAAACACTGGAAAAACAGCATGGGGTGACGATTCGTTGTATTGGACACACTCATATCGATGTCGCATGGCTATGGCGGTTAAAACATACGCGGGAGAAAGCGGCCCGTTCTTTCTCAACGGTGTTGCGGCTGATGGAACGGTATCCCGAATATTTCTTTTTACAGACCCAGCCACAACTGTACGATTATCTCAAAAAGGACTACCCCACCATTTATGAGCAGATCAAAGAGCGGGTAAAAGAAGGAAAATGGGAAGTGGAAGGGGGTATGTGGCTGGAGGCGGATTGTAATATTCCTTCGGGGGAATCGCTGGTGCGGCAGTTGCTCCTCGGCACCCGTTTTATCCGGGAAGAATTCGGGAAGGAATGCCGCTATCTATGGCTGCCTGATGTATTCGGCTACAGCTGGGCCTTGCCTCAGATTTTAAAGAAATCGGGTATTGATACCTTTATGACGACCAAAATCAGCTGGAACCAGTTTAACCGGATGCCACACGATACGTTTTGGTGGAAGGGTATGGATGGTACTGAGATCTTGACGCACTTTATTACGACGACGGAACGTACCGATGGTAGTTCCTGGTTTTATACCTACAACGGTGTGATTACGCCAGCGTCGATAACCGCCTCCTGGGAAGCGTATCGGGATAAAGAGATCAACCAAGAATTGCTGCTCTCTTATGGATACGGCGATGGTGGCGGCGGGGTAAATCGGGAGATGCTGGAGAAACGGCGGCGGGTGGATCGTATGCCGGGTTTGCCCCAGGTGACGACAGGGACCGCAGGGGAGTTTTTTGCACGATTGCATGATCGGATCAATGCCACTGACCGCTATGTTCATACCTGGGACGGGGAACTTTATCTGGAATACCATCGTGGCACATATACCAGTCAAGCTTACAATAAAAAGATGAATCGGCGGATGGAACTCCTGTATCGGGAAGCGGAATGGCTCAATGCTATTGCTGGATTATCCCACCTGGGTAGGATCCGCCAGGGGCAGGATTCCTTGACAGAAGGGTGGAAAATCATTCTCCGCAACCAGTTTCACGATATTATCCCTGGGTCATCGATCCCGGAAGTGTATCAGGATTCACGGGAGGAATATTCGGAGGCTGAGGCGATTGGTCACGGTGTCTGGAATGAGGCAGCAAGCTCGTTGCTAGAGAAAGGGGCTGATCATTATACCGTCTTCCATTCCGCTCCTTGGACTGGGGCCGGTTATGTCTGGGTGGAGGGAGAGGAGGATACCGTCAATTTTACGGATTCAGACGGTTCCCTGTTAACCGCACAACGCTCGGATGGCGGTTGGTTGGTGGAAGTGACAGACTTGCCGTCTATGGGCTTTAAATCGATGCAAAAGCAGGCGACAGCTGAAAATACCGTTCAAATCAGTCCCTTTACGGTAAAAGAAAACAGCGTTCTCACCCCACTGTATGAATTGGAATGGGATGAACGGGGGCAGTGGATCCGACTCTATGACCGGGAACAACGCCGGGAAGTATTGGCGGAGGGAGAGCGGGGCAATGTTTTGCAAATATTTGAAGATAAGCCGCTCCATTATGATGCATGGGATATCGATCTATTTTACCAACAGAAGATGAAGGAAGTGGTTGAGCTACAATCCATTGAAACAGTAGAAACTGGGCCGCTGCGGGTGGTGATCCGTTTCCGCTGGAAATATGAGGATTCCAGCATCAGCCAGGATGTTATCCTATATGCGAACAGCCGCCGGATTGATTGTCAAACCGATGTCGATTGGCAACAGCGGCGGCAGCTTCTGAAAGTGGCTTTTCCCGTCGGAATTCGGGCGACAGAGGCAACGTACGATGTCCAGTTTGGCAATGTGAAACGGCCAACGCACTGGAATACAAGTTGGGACTATGCCCGTTTTGAAACGGTGGGACACCAGTGGGCCGATCTATCGGAGCGGGGATATGGAGTCAGCCTGCTGAACGATTGCAAATACGGCTACGATATCAAGGGGCATGTGATGCGCTTGACATTGTTAAAGTCGGCTACTTTTCCCGATCCGGAGGCGGACCGGGGAGTGCATTCATTTACGTATGCCCTTTATCCTCATGCAGGAGATTGGTTTGAGGGTGGGACGGTACAGGCAGCCTGGGCACTAAACAGCCCACCGACGGTACGTAAGGGGAGGGTGGAAGGTGGCGAACGCTCCCTTTTCCGCATCTCTTCTCCCCAACTGATGGTGGATGCCGTTAAAACGGCGGAAGACTCCAATCAACTGATTTTACGGGTGCATGAGTATGGTGGTTCCCATGACGAAGTTACTATTACCAGCGATTACCGCCTTGTCTCCTGGCAGGAATGCGATCTAATGGAACGACCAATCGGTGAGCGACAACAGGGGACAGCCATTGACTTCTCCGTTAAACCGTATGAGATCAAGACGTTTTTAATTGAGCTAAAGCGGGATTAA
- a CDS encoding ROK family transcriptional regulator: protein MNRTRVLDVIRRFGPIAKMEVAAKTGLTFAAVANIVKDLESAGMIVSKGEGESTGGRKPVLFEMNEEACYVVAVDFSVEDIQMAIMDLATRECAKIHTSAPVDGEPDSYIEIIVTGVRQMMAEAGIDEQKILGMGVSSPGPVFPTTGQIFYPPNLPRWKEVPLKERLEAALGLPVKVEKDANLAAMGEKWFGAGRKAENLIYVLVGEGLGAGVIIDGSLYHGQEFGAGEIGHITVDRNGPKCNCGNDGCLEAMASGIAMVREVRAKLRQGEQSSFFHQGEVTFPHFMEALSKREPLARSVADEASRVLGIGVAGVINAFHPQKLLIGGKVPEVYPQMVEIAAQIAQKRVVSVFRDRLNICTGELKGRSSLVGAAASVMEGMFTLRIR from the coding sequence GTGAATCGTACACGGGTATTGGATGTGATTCGGCGGTTTGGACCGATTGCCAAGATGGAAGTTGCAGCAAAGACGGGTCTTACATTTGCGGCAGTCGCCAATATTGTCAAGGATTTAGAAAGCGCAGGGATGATTGTAAGCAAAGGAGAGGGAGAATCGACGGGGGGGAGAAAGCCGGTTCTCTTTGAAATGAATGAAGAGGCTTGTTATGTGGTGGCGGTTGATTTTTCCGTTGAAGATATTCAGATGGCGATCATGGATTTGGCCACCCGGGAATGCGCCAAGATCCATACGTCTGCACCTGTTGACGGGGAACCGGATTCTTATATCGAGATCATTGTCACAGGCGTACGTCAGATGATGGCGGAAGCCGGTATCGATGAGCAGAAAATTTTAGGAATGGGCGTTTCATCACCAGGCCCTGTGTTTCCCACTACCGGTCAGATCTTTTACCCTCCCAACCTGCCGCGGTGGAAAGAGGTGCCGCTGAAAGAACGTTTAGAGGCGGCTTTGGGGCTGCCCGTCAAGGTTGAGAAAGATGCCAATTTGGCGGCTATGGGAGAGAAGTGGTTTGGAGCAGGGCGAAAGGCGGAGAACCTTATCTATGTCCTTGTCGGAGAGGGGTTGGGGGCAGGGGTGATCATTGATGGATCTCTTTATCACGGGCAGGAATTTGGTGCCGGTGAAATTGGACATATCACGGTGGATAGGAATGGCCCCAAGTGCAACTGCGGCAACGATGGCTGTCTAGAAGCGATGGCTTCCGGGATCGCCATGGTGAGAGAGGTACGCGCCAAACTGAGACAAGGGGAACAGTCTTCTTTTTTTCATCAGGGGGAGGTTACTTTTCCACATTTTATGGAAGCGCTTTCAAAAAGGGAGCCATTGGCTCGATCGGTAGCTGATGAAGCTTCCCGGGTTTTGGGAATCGGTGTAGCCGGTGTGATTAACGCTTTTCATCCGCAAAAATTGTTGATCGGCGGGAAAGTTCCTGAGGTTTACCCACAGATGGTCGAAATTGCGGCACAAATCGCCCAAAAACGGGTGGTATCCGTATTTCGTGATCGGCTCAATATCTGCACCGGTGAACTTAAAGGACGATCATCCCTTGTCGGTGCCGCCGCTTCGGTGATGGAAGGCATGTTTACGTTAAGGATACGTTGA
- a CDS encoding carbohydrate ABC transporter permease: MKPKLTRSIVAHTVLIVASILFLLPFLWLVSTSLKPTTQIFTWPPQWIPNPIHWRNYLDAMEYIPFFTYLKNTVVITVLGTLGVVLSCPLVAYSFAKLKWRGRDTLFFITIAVMMIPGQVTMIPLFILFEKMGWVGTNLPLIVPAFFGVPFFIFLLRQFFLGLPNELIDSARMDGAGEFRIYWQIMLPLAKPAVLAVGLFQFMAGWTDFIGPLLYLTEPDSYTMSLGLQQFQSEKGSEWGLMMAVATMMTMPIIVLFFLLQKTFIQGITFTGIKG; the protein is encoded by the coding sequence ATGAAGCCGAAGCTGACTCGTTCCATTGTGGCGCATACGGTATTGATCGTCGCCTCCATTCTGTTCCTCCTCCCTTTTCTGTGGTTGGTATCGACTTCACTTAAACCGACGACCCAGATTTTTACTTGGCCACCGCAATGGATTCCCAATCCGATCCATTGGCGCAACTATCTTGATGCGATGGAGTATATCCCGTTTTTTACCTACTTAAAAAACACTGTTGTGATCACGGTTTTAGGCACGCTAGGGGTTGTTCTCTCCTGTCCGCTGGTCGCTTACAGCTTTGCTAAATTGAAATGGAGGGGGCGGGATACGCTCTTTTTTATCACGATTGCGGTGATGATGATCCCCGGTCAGGTGACGATGATTCCGTTGTTTATCTTGTTTGAAAAAATGGGGTGGGTTGGTACCAATTTGCCCTTGATTGTGCCCGCCTTCTTTGGAGTTCCCTTTTTTATCTTTTTGCTGCGTCAGTTTTTTCTGGGATTGCCGAACGAATTGATTGATTCCGCTCGTATGGATGGTGCGGGGGAGTTTCGCATCTATTGGCAGATTATGTTGCCCTTAGCCAAACCGGCGGTATTGGCTGTGGGGCTGTTCCAATTTATGGCTGGATGGACGGATTTTATCGGGCCACTGCTCTATTTGACCGAGCCGGATTCCTATACGATGTCCCTCGGCTTACAGCAATTTCAGAGTGAGAAGGGGTCGGAATGGGGGTTGATGATGGCGGTGGCGACGATGATGACGATGCCGATCATTGTGTTGTTCTTTCTGTTGCAAAAAACGTTTATCCAAGGGATCACGTTTACCGGGATCAAGGGTTGA
- a CDS encoding GNAT family N-acetyltransferase, whose amino-acid sequence MSHQLFNLSQLTEEQYTAIQQLHQECSRFEQINIKINWDMIKRRSGVDTNDFLCYVDKKLVGYLALYVFNSSEAEVSAIVHPDYRRQGILKKLLTRAGLELRKRGIPQFLFIVDHQSHSGQQVAKCMKTEFAHAEFQMKMSANHWKLPNMKQIQLEEACLRDTAELAQLDAKCFHMDLARCMEMVKGDFTKPNRVHLVLKRDGKIISKINIRLSQQNGYIYGFCVDPEFQGQGLGTAILSAALQRFQDQVETFSLEVVAENRHALRLYERCGFRFLSQDDYFALPVS is encoded by the coding sequence ATGAGCCATCAACTATTCAACCTTTCTCAACTAACCGAAGAGCAATATACCGCGATCCAACAGTTACATCAGGAATGCAGCCGTTTTGAACAAATCAATATCAAAATAAACTGGGATATGATTAAGCGACGTTCTGGGGTGGATACAAACGACTTTCTTTGCTATGTAGATAAAAAACTGGTGGGATACCTCGCACTCTACGTTTTCAATAGCAGTGAAGCGGAAGTGAGTGCGATTGTCCATCCCGACTATCGCAGACAGGGTATTTTGAAAAAGCTACTCACCCGAGCTGGGCTTGAGTTAAGGAAAAGAGGGATTCCACAATTTCTTTTTATTGTGGATCACCAATCCCACTCAGGCCAACAAGTAGCTAAGTGTATGAAAACGGAATTTGCTCATGCGGAGTTTCAGATGAAAATGTCGGCCAATCACTGGAAGCTTCCTAACATGAAGCAGATACAGTTAGAAGAAGCATGTTTGAGAGATACAGCAGAACTGGCCCAACTGGATGCGAAGTGTTTTCATATGGATCTCGCCCGATGCATGGAAATGGTAAAGGGTGACTTTACGAAACCGAATCGTGTTCATTTGGTCTTAAAAAGAGATGGGAAGATCATCAGTAAAATCAACATCAGACTCTCTCAACAAAATGGGTATATCTATGGTTTTTGTGTTGATCCAGAGTTCCAAGGACAAGGATTGGGTACGGCCATTCTTTCTGCAGCGCTACAACGATTTCAAGATCAAGTAGAAACGTTTTCTTTAGAAGTGGTTGCAGAAAATCGTCACGCCCTACGCTTATACGAAAGATGCGGTTTTCGCTTCTTATCACAAGATGACTACTTTGCTTTACCCGTCTCGTAG
- a CDS encoding carbohydrate ABC transporter permease, which translates to MKSEKVITKPVDSRVSIKKTKWRTSHVYGWLFASPWVIGMLLFFAFPLLSSIYFSFTSYSIINPGEFVGLQNYRDLMNDSLFWTAIYNTVYFTVFFVPLSIFCGVSLALFLNMKVKGMAIYRTIFFLPTLVPHVAMAVLWVWLLNPQFGLVNGMLAAVGMDGPAWLGSETWSKPSLILMSLWGIGQAVVIYLAGLHDISQDYYDAAEVDGANSVQKIGHITLPLLTPVIFFNLVMGVIGAFQQFTLPYTMTKGQGTPGNSLVFYVMHIYDNGFKFFKMGYASAMAWILFVVIMALTTLIFVTSKRWVHYQGN; encoded by the coding sequence ATGAAATCGGAAAAAGTGATAACAAAACCGGTCGATTCCCGTGTTTCAATCAAAAAAACAAAATGGCGAACCTCTCATGTTTACGGTTGGTTGTTTGCGTCTCCCTGGGTGATCGGAATGTTGCTGTTTTTCGCTTTTCCGTTACTCTCCTCAATCTACTTCAGCTTCACCTCATACAGCATCATCAACCCCGGAGAGTTTGTCGGACTACAAAACTATCGTGACTTAATGAATGATAGCCTGTTTTGGACCGCCATTTACAATACGGTGTACTTTACCGTTTTTTTTGTCCCGCTCAGTATTTTTTGCGGTGTTTCGTTAGCGTTGTTTCTCAACATGAAAGTGAAAGGAATGGCGATCTACCGTACCATCTTCTTTCTACCGACTCTCGTCCCCCATGTGGCGATGGCGGTGCTCTGGGTGTGGCTCCTTAACCCACAGTTCGGCTTGGTCAACGGCATGCTGGCAGCTGTCGGTATGGACGGTCCGGCGTGGTTAGGCAGTGAAACATGGTCAAAACCCTCCTTGATCTTGATGTCCCTGTGGGGAATCGGGCAAGCGGTCGTCATTTATCTCGCAGGATTGCATGACATCTCCCAGGATTACTATGATGCCGCTGAGGTGGATGGGGCCAACAGCGTGCAAAAGATTGGCCATATCACGTTGCCGTTGTTGACACCGGTTATTTTCTTTAACCTGGTGATGGGTGTGATTGGAGCATTTCAGCAGTTTACCCTTCCCTACACAATGACCAAAGGGCAGGGGACACCGGGTAATTCGCTTGTTTTCTATGTGATGCACATTTATGACAACGGTTTCAAATTTTTTAAGATGGGTTATGCATCCGCTATGGCTTGGATTCTGTTTGTGGTAATTATGGCTTTGACAACGCTGATCTTTGTCACATCAAAACGTTGGGTTCATTACCAGGGAAACTGA